A stretch of Lachancea thermotolerans CBS 6340 chromosome D complete sequence DNA encodes these proteins:
- the DPC13 gene encoding Dpc13p (similar to uniprot|P0C5N3 Saccharomyces cerevisiae YGL041W-A Identified by expression profiling and mass spectrometry), with protein sequence MFKTLLRSASSVPFRQPALPRAIVQTPRSLFYAKRCYAKSWDGNNSSPDVEAHLKVQKLLDDIQQHPGVAAKLHAVSEIMVSKGLANESAPPGPWQVVKILTDKDVRKAMGEFKAELEKSGIELGPDQLGPLMTVLGMEKK encoded by the coding sequence ATGTTCAAAACGCTTTTGAGAAGCGCTAGCTCTGTCCCTTTTAGACAACCTGCTCTCCCAAGAGCTATTGTTCAAACTCCTAGATCTTTGTTCTATGCTAAAAGATGCTACGCGAAGTCGTGGGACGGCAATAACTCTAGCCCAGATGTCGAAGCGCATTTGAAAGTCCAGAAACTGCTGGACGACATTCAACAGCACCCTGGCGTGGCGGCCAAACTGCATGCAGTGAGTGAAATCATGGTTTCCAAAGGGCTTGCGAACGAGTCGGCCCCTCCAGGCCCTTGGCAGGTTGTCAAGATTTTAACCGACAAAGACGTTAGGAAGGCCATGGGCGAGTTCAAAGCAGAACTGGAAAAATCGGGCATTGAGCTGGGGCCGGATCAGCTTGGACCCTTGATGACGGTTCTAGGGATGGAGAAGAAGTAG
- the DST1 gene encoding transcription elongation factor DST1 (similar to uniprot|P07273 YGL043W Saccharomyces cerevisiae DST1 General transcription elongation factor TFIIS) — MESKEVITLVKNLEKSKNNDESVIEILSLLDKDLKPTEKLLRETKVGVVVNQFKKSSNAKIAGLVKKMIGEWRDAISREKKQRAMAKTGTTAASSSSATSSSEPKRQGKFVSTKPRNAKNDGVVTTIYNHKLRDMVIRAFYDALAKESEHPPQSILTTAIAIEKELNKVNNCELNEKAYKDKYRVVYANVISKNNPDLKHRITGGDVSPEYLVNCDPKELAPEHLKKKNEEIARQNLFNAQGATLERSVTDRFTCGKCKEKKVSYYQLQTRSADEPLTTFCTCEVCGNRWKFS, encoded by the coding sequence ATGGAGAGTAAGGAGGTAATCACCCTTGTAAAGAACCTGGAGAAGAGCAAAAATAACGATGAAAGCGTGATAGAgattttgtctttgctGGATAAGGATCTTAAGCCCActgagaagcttcttcgagAGACAAAGGTCGGTGTAGTCGTCAACCAATTCAAGAAGTCTAGCAATGCAAAGATAGCTGGTTTGGTAAAGAAGATGATTGGGGAGTGGAGGGACGCGATTTCAAGGGAAAAGAAACAGCGTGCGATGGCTAAGACAGGTACAACAGCCGCTTCCTCGAGCTCAGCAACGTCTTCTTCGGAACCAAAACGCCAAGGGAAGTTTGTGTCCACCAAGCCTAGAAATGCGAAGAACGACGGAGTTGTAACCACCATTTACAACCATAAGCTGCGTGATATGGTCATCCGCGCTTTTTACGATGCTCTGGCGAAGGAGAGCGAACATCCACCGCAGTCGATTTTGACAACTGCAATCGCTATAGAGAAGGAGCTTAACAAGGTGAATAACTGCGAACTCAACGAGAAAGCGTACAAGGACAAGTATAGGGTAGTGTACGCCAATGTTATCTCTAAAAACAATCCAGATTTGAAGCACAGAATAACTGGCGGTGACGTTTCGCCGGAGTACCTTGTTAACTGTGACCCCAAGGAGCTGGCACCTGAGcatctcaagaagaagaatgagGAAATTGCCAGACAAAATCTCTTCAATGCCCAGGGTGCCACGCTGGAAAGATCTGTGACAGATAGATTTACTTGCGGTAAGTGtaaagagaagaaggttTCCTACTACCAATTACAGACTCGGTCTGCAGATGAACCGCTGACCACTTTCTGTACCTGTGAGGTCTGCGGTAACAGGTGGAAGTTCTCTTAA
- the RNA15 gene encoding Rna15p (similar to uniprot|P25299 Saccharomyces cerevisiae YGL044C RNA15 Cleavage and polyadenylation factor I (CF I) component involved in cleavage and polyadenylation of mRNA 3' ends interacts with the A-rich polyadenylation signal in complex with Rna14p and Hrp1p) — MMNRSVHNNPPARTVYLGSIPYDQTEEQILDLCSNVGPVANLKMMFDPQTGKSKGYAFIEYKSLEASASAVRNLNGYQLGNRLLKCGYYSGGDMGGGGMPGNGNANDEDRSTVFSGLPPGVDVNINMTTPAMMISSVLSQGSKEEQLDLLKTLQKMAQADSDQFASLLEQCPQLSFVVAELLLTAGLSSVDDLTQLAVQQNSTNSTPEASQDPKVQEQQRELLRQVLQLTDSEIAVLPDDEKMTLWDLKQRAMRGEFGML; from the coding sequence ATGATGAACCGGTCAGTACACAATAACCCGCCCGCGAGGACAGTATATTTGGGGTCAATACCATATGACCAGACAGAGGAGCAGATCTTGGATCTCTGTTCGAACGTGGGGCCCGTGGCGAACCTCAAGATGATGTTCGACCCACAAACTGGTAAGTCCAAAGGCTACGCCTTCATCGAGTACAAGAGTCTAGAGGCAAGTGCGAGCGCAGTGAGAAACTTGAATGGGTACCAGTTAGGGAACCGCCTCTTGAAGTGCGGGTACTACAGTGGAGGAGACATGGGCGGCGGCGGAATGCCAGGAAATGGGAACGCTAATGACGAAGACAGATCCACCGTTTTCTCAGGGCTGCCGCCCGGCGTGGAtgtcaacatcaacatGACTACACCCGCCATGATGATATCTAGTGTGTTGTCGCAAGGttcgaaagaagaacaacttgacttgttgaaaacactCCAAAAAATGGCACAAGCCGACTCAGACCAATTTGCAAGCCTGCTCGAGCAGTGTCCTCAGCTCAGCTTTGTGGTCGCGGAACTGCTGCTTACCGCAGGGCTAAGCTCGGTGGACGATCTGACGCAATTGGCAGTACAACAAAATTCTACAAATTCGACACCAGAGGCCTCACAGGATCCAAAGGTccaggagcagcagcgcgagcTACTCAgacaagttcttcagcttaCGGACAGCGAAATAGCGGTTTTACCTGACGACGAGAAAATGACACTTTGGGACCTTAAGCAAAGGGCCATGAGAGGCGAGTTTGggatgctttga
- the PTI1 gene encoding cleavage polyadenylation factor subunit PTI1 (weakly similar to uniprot|P39927 Saccharomyces cerevisiae YGR156W PTI1 Pta1p Interacting protein) — translation MSDPRWRKARHLLTPELLSSSIQITNLPASWNESTISSIVAGSGPIVNVSTKTDPRNGKLLGITVDYATSKDSKRALDVLRKIKKFPCDLERIMPNNKEQKEPRKPLDLNRDAFPWEFGLELPFELVSEVPLPRRPTNPVPVSNSGPSGSDASSGVVAFPDILKEASKHLPGLQPNSMTSPDAISANLGKIAPLQLLEMISNLKILASQDANRDQLTKFLASNPDISVAVTQALLEMGFVNYSVVTKVIAEQPASRAHASPVPNNVQSIYSNGSTPGTTPMNNSAPLNTFTAPVQQPQPQQPAPAPAVAPPMMFNAPPVPAFGFNGVAGPAPFMPAPMGAPMGTPMAPPVVPPMPVANGAPRVNTMKLATLPQNQQDMIKQVLQLSPDQIRLLPPGQVAMVENFKREYLM, via the coding sequence ATGTCTGATCCAAGATGGAGGAAAGCCAGGCACCTTTTAACGCCCGAGCTACTGTCTTCGTCAATTCAGATCACCAACTTACCAGCTTCGTGGAACGAAAGCACGATTTCATCGATAGTAGCTGGCTCGGGGCCTATAGTAAACGTCTCAACCAAGACCGATCCTCGGAATGGTAAGCTGCTTGGTATAACGGTCGATTATGCGACAAGTAAAGACAGTAAGCGCGCTTTAGATGTGCTACGAAAGATTAAGAAGTTTCCATGCGACCTCGAGCGTATCATGCCGAACAATAAGGAGCAGAAAGAGCCCCGCAAGCCGCTAGACCTCAACAGAGATGCCTTCCCATGGGAGTTCGGTCTCGAACTGCCGTTCGAACTGGTTTCTGAAGTGCCTCTGCCTAGACGTCCCACAAACCCGGTTCCCGTTTCCAATTCAGGGCCGTCTGGCAGTGACGCAAGCAGCGGTGTTGTAGCATTCCCCGACATCCTCAAGGAGGCCTCTAAGCACTTGCCGGGCCTTCAACCTAACTCTATGACGAGCCCGGACGCCATCTCTGCGAACCTGGGCAAAATCGCGCCGCTGCAGTTGCTTGAAATGATATCCAATCTGAAGATTCTGGCAAGCCAGGACGCTAACCGCGACCAGCTAACAAAGTTTCTGGCGTCGAACCCTGACATATCCGTGGCTGTGACCCAAGCGCTGTTGGAAATGGGGTTCGTGAACTACAGTGTGGTGACCAAGGTCATCGCGGAACAACCCGCGAGCAGAGCCCACGCATCGCCTGTTCCCAACAACGTCCAGTCAATCTACAGCAATGGCAGCACTCCTGGCACAACGCCGATGAACAACAGCGCTCCATTGAACACATTCACAGCGCCCGTGCAGCAGCCGCAGCCGCAACAGCcggctccagctccagctgTGGCGCCCCCCATGATGTTCAACGCTCCTCCAGTGCCTGCATTTGGGTTTAACGGCGTTGCTGGCCCCGCGCCCTTCATGCCCGCACCCATGGGCGCACCCATGGGCACGCCAATGGCGCCACCTGTTGTGCCGCCCATGCCAGTCGCAAACGGCGCGCCCCGCGTGAACACCATGAAGCTGGCAACGTTACCTCAGAACCAGCAGGATATGATCAAGCAAGTTTTGCAGCTTTCGCCAGATCAAATACGACTGCTACCGCCAGGCCAGGTGGCTATGGTGGAAAACTTTAAGCGAGAGTACCTCATGTAA
- the AAT2 gene encoding aspartate transaminase AAT2 (similar to uniprot|P23542 Saccharomyces cerevisiae YLR027C AAT2 Cytosolic aspartate aminotransferase involved in nitrogen metabolism localizes to peroxisomes in oleate-grown cells), with protein sequence MSCTIFNNVEQLPPDALFGIKQRLSQDPRPVKVDLGIGAYRDDSGKPWVLPSVREAEEVIRQDPGYNHEYLGISGLTALIQGAAKVLFGEDSAALAEGRVVSTQSLSGTGALHVAARFISKFCGDKVVYLSDPTWANHNAIFETMGLKTATYPYWDAASKSLNLEGYLEAIKTAPKGSVFVLHACAHNPTGLDPDQSQWTSILDAIIEREHIVLFDSAYQGFASGDLDRDAFAVRLGLQKLADVSPVIVCQSFAKNVGMYGERAGCFHLVLPRQDASVDTSAIKSAVLSQLNKITRSELSNPPAYGAKIVATVLNTPRLTEQWHKDMVTMSSRIIKMRHALRDHLAKLNTPGNWDHIVNQTGMFSYTGLRPEMVKRLEEEHAVYLVSSGRASIAGLNSGNVEYVAKAINEVVTHFGGAKL encoded by the coding sequence ATGTCCTGCACtattttcaacaacgttgAGCAGCTGCCTCCTGACGCTCTTTTCGGCATCAAACAGAGGCTTTCTCAGGACCCTAGACCTGTCAAGGTCGATTTGGGCATCGGAGCCTACAGAGACGACAGCGGGAAGCCATGGGTGCTTCCTAGCGTCCGTGAGGCCGAGGAAGTGATCCGCCAAGACCCCGGCTACAACCACGAGTACCTGGGTATCTCTGGGCTGACCGCTCTCATCCAGGGCGCCGCCAAGGTGCTCTTCGGCGAGGACTCCGCAGCGCTCGCAGAAGGCCGTGTCGTGTCGACGCAGTCGCTTTCCGGTACCGGTGCGCTGCACGTTGCCGCAAGATTCATCTCCAAGTTCTGCGGCGACAAGGTGGTGTACCTGTCGGACCCAACGTGGGCCAACCACAACGCCATTTTCGAGACCATGGGCCTCAAGACCGCTACTTACCCATACTGGGATGCTGCGTCAAAGTCGCTGAACCTAGAGGGCTACCTGGAGGCCATCAAGACGGCTCCAAAGGGCTCGGTGTTCGTGCTGCACGCGTGCGCCCACAACCCCACAGGTTTGGACCCCGACCAATCGCAGTGGACCTCCATCCTCGACGCCATAATAGAGCGCGAGCACATTGTGCTGTTTGACTCTGCGTACCAGGGCTTCGCCTCCGGCGACCTCGACAGAGACGCGTTTGCGGTGCGCCTGGGCCTGCAGAAGCTGGCCGATGTCAGCCCTGTGATCGTGTGCCAGTCCTTCGCGAAGAACGTCGGCATGTACGGTGAGCGTGCCGGGTGCTTCCACCTGGTCCTGCCACGCCAGGACGCCTCGGTCGACACCAGCGCCATCAAGTCCGCTGTTTTGTCCCAGCTGAACAAGATCACCCGTAGCGAGCTGTCCAATCCTCCCGCCTACGGTGCCAAGATCGTGGCCACGGTGCTCAACACCCCACGCTTGACGGAGCAGTGGCACAAGGACATGGTCACCATGTCTTCTCGTATCATCAAGATGAGACATGCGCTGAGAGACCACCTGGCGAAATTGAACACCCCAGGTAACTGGGACCACATTGTCAACCAGACCGGTATGTTTTCCTACACCGGCCTGCGTCCTGAGATGGTCAAGCGCCTGGAAGAGGAGCACGCCGTGTACTTGGTGAGCTCTGGTAGGGCCTCCATCGCGGGGCTGAACAGTGGGAACGTCGAGTACGTCGCAAAGGCCATCAACGAGGTCGTGACTCATTTCGGCGGAGCCAAGTTGTAG
- the SED5 gene encoding t-SNARE syntaxin (similar to uniprot|Q01590 Saccharomyces cerevisiae YLR026C SED5 Sed5p is a t-SNARE (soluble NSF attachment protein receptor) required in ER to Golgi transport) codes for MDIRNRTTEFQRSVFAYSKRNGGGAPKPAAGDAAARKSEFQQKASTVAHEIAQTAQLLAKLAQLAKRKPMLNDNPVEIAELTYVIKRKIYSVEQSMLELSRLGGKPGAPLPAQHSKNVMNLLNTKMKNISGDFKSVLEQRQRLEATNRDRWEKLSAQTDDEKARSPQVQQTYNSSNPFMSSVLEESPAGGSEAQLALPQDSSMLLLEEQNASSAYLQERSRAVETIESTIQEVGNLFQQLAHMVQEQGEVIQRIDANVDDIDVNISGAQRELLKYFDRVSSNRWLAVKIFAVLFVFFLVWVLVN; via the coding sequence ATGGACATCCGCAACCGAACCACCGAGTTCCAGCGCTCTGTGTTCGCATACAGCAAGCGAAACGGGGGCGGCGCCCCCAAGCCCGCGGCCGGCGATGCCGCGGCGCGCAAGTCAGAGTTCCAGCAGAAGGCGTCGACCGTCGCGCACGAAATTGCACAGACCGCACAGCTGCTGGCGAAGCTGGCGCAGCTCGCCAAGCGCAAGCCCATGCTCAACGACAATCCCGTCGAGATCGCGGAGCTGACGTACGTGATTAAGCGCAAGATCTACTCCGTGGAGCAGAGCATGCTGGAGCTGAGCCGACTGGGCGGCAAGCCCGGCGCGCCGCTGCCCGCGCAGCACTCGAAGAACGTGATGAACCTGCTCAACAccaagatgaagaacatcaGCGGCGACTTCAAGAGCGTGCTGgagcagcggcagcggctgGAGGCCACCAACAGGGACCGATGGGAGAAGCTCAGCGCCCAGACGGATGACGAAAAGGCTCGGTCGCCGCAGGTTCAGCAGACCTACAACAGCTCGAATCCGTTCATGTCGTCAGTGCTGGAGGAGTCGCCCGCGGGCGGCTCCGAGGCgcagctggcgctgccCCAGGACTCGTCTATGCTGCTGCTAGAGGAGCAAAACGCGTCGAGCGCGTACCTGCAAGAGCGCAGCCGCGCCGTGGAGACGATTGAGTCGACCATCCAGGAGGTGGGGAACCTgttccagcagctcgcGCACATGGTGCAGGAGCAGGGCGAGGTGATCCAGCGGATCGACGCGAACGTGGATGACATCGACGTGAACATCTCCGGCGCGCAGCgcgagctgctcaagtACTTCGACCGTGTCAGCAGCAACCGGTGGCTCGCAGTCAAGATCTTCGCCGTGCTGTTCGTGTTTTTCCTGGTCTGGGTCTTGGTCAATTAA
- the SNF7 gene encoding ESCRT-III subunit protein SNF7 (some similarities with uniprot|P39929 Saccharomyces cerevisiae YLR025W SNF7 Involved in derepression of SUC2 in response to glucose limitation involved in glucose derepression), producing MLSYFFGGGSTSKNKDAPKKAILDLREHITLLGKKEAHLQTQVASQEQQARTLLGKNNKTGAKNALKRKKTYESQLVKIQAQMDSLEQQLYSIESANLNLETMKAMKQGASAMKNIHKGMDIDKVDETMDEIREQVELGEEISDAISRPLHAGAEVDEDEIDEELAALAQESVKQEVVAPPQGLPSVPLGKVSTPHAATLPAGQEQDAEAEEEEEDEDERALRELQAEMGL from the coding sequence ATGTTGTCGTATTTTTTCGGCGGAGGATCGACctccaagaacaaggacGCGCCCAAGAAGGCGATCCTGGACCTTCGCGAGCACATCACGCTCCTGGGCAAGAAGGAGGCGCACCTGCAAACACAGGTGGCGTCGCAAGAGCAGCAAGCGCGCACGCTGCTCGgcaagaacaacaagaCCGGGGCCAAGAACGCGCTCAAGCGCAAAAAGACGTACGAGTCGCAGCTGGTGAAGATCCAGGCGCAGATGGACTCgctcgagcagcagctgtaTTCGATCGAGTCCGCAAACCTCAACCTCGAGACCATGAAGGCCATGAAGCAGGGTGCATCGGCCATGAAGAACATCCACAAGGGTATGGACATCGACAAGGTCGACGAGACCATGGACGAGATCCGCGAGCAGGTGGAGCTCGGCGAGGAGATATCCGACGCGATCTCGCGCCCACTGCACGCGGGCGCCGAGgtcgacgaggacgagatagacgaagagctcgcgGCGCTCGCGCAGGAGTCCGTCAAGCAGGAGGTCGTGGCGCCGCCGCAGGGCCTGCCCTCTGTGCCGCTGGGCAAGGTCTCCACGCCGCACGCGGCAACACTGCCGGCGGGCCAGGAGCAGGACGCCGAggcggaggaagaagaggaggacgaggacgagcgGGCCCTGCGCGAGCTACAGGCCGAAATGGGGCTATGA
- a CDS encoding KLTH0D04290p (conserved hypothetical protein) codes for MHSESNTSPQQRIITSEQWVFDRRGSREESKAGGRPKRTPISKQERELRRKQRELENEQLQQEHQTVANENARLKAVVARLKQDIDAYTRLILEATAHASPAPAQAVAQAQSTQGQAARETQDRGVALPQQALPQLLDELPPMETLLVNTAKRRKHAAAGGVRTGAGADAGAQEQDPPVLKSTHADVMLAPQSAEVGPEEVALMRKLKDVLAEME; via the coding sequence ATGCATTCGGAGTCGAATACGTCGCCGCAACAGCGGATCATAACATCAGAACAGTGGGTGTTCGATCGGCGCGGGTCGCGCGAGGAATCAAAGGCCGGCGGGCGGCCCAAGCGCACGCCCATCTCGAAGCAGGAGCGGGAGCTCCGCCGCAAACAGCGGGAGCTGGAGAAcgagcagctgcagcaagAGCACCAGACGGTGGCGAATGAGAACGCGCGGCTGAAGGCGGTGGTGGCGCGGCTGAAACAGGACATCGACGCATACACGCGGCTGATCCTCGAGGCCACCGCGCACGCATcgccggcgcccgcgcagGCGGTGGCACAGGCTCAGTCGACGCAGGGTCAGGCGGCGCGCGAGACCCAGGACCGGGGCGTCGCGCTGCCTCAGCAGGCGCTGCCGCAGTTGCTGGACGAGCTGCCGCCGATGGAGACACTGCTGGTGAACACGGCCAAGAGACGGAAACACGCCGCGGCGGGCGGTGTGCGCACGGGCGCAGGCGCGGACGCTGGCGCGCAGGAGCAGGACCCGCCGGTGCTGAAGAGCACGCACGCGGACGTGATGCTGGCGCCGCAGTCCGCGGAGGTGGGGCCCGAAGAGGTCGCTTTGATGAGGAAGCTAAAAGACGTGCTCGCGGAGATGGAGTAG
- the SDH3 gene encoding succinate dehydrogenase cytochrome b subunit SDH3 (some similarities with uniprot|Q04487 Saccharomyces cerevisiae YMR118C Hypothetical ORF and to YKL141W uniprot|P33421 Saccharomyces cerevisiae YKL141W SDH3 Cytochrome b subunit of succinate dehydrogenase (Sdh1p Sdh2p Sdh3p Sdh4p) which couples the oxidation of succinate to the transfer of electrons to ubiquinone, member of GLR.231) gives MFSLGLNSGAFWARPLRTASRRMIATAKTSPARQQEILIAQRKNRPVSPHLTIYQPQLTWYLSSLHRVSGVILAFGFFATTIAFGTSALLGLGLTSNNLARWYHEKVPRWMDLTAKGSFAYLFAFHFANGLRHLIWDAGKALTLRGVYTTGYAVMAVMALGGTYLLTW, from the coding sequence ATGTTCTCGCTCGGACTCAACTCGGGCGCCTTCTGGGCGCGCCCCCTCCGCACGGCGTCGCGCCGCATGATCGCCACGGCCAAGACGTCGCCCGCGCGCCAGCAGGAGATCCTCATCGCGCAGCGCAAGAACAGACCCGTGTCGCCGCACCTGACCATCTACCAGCCGCAGCTGACTTGGTACCTGTCGTCGCTGCACCGTGTCAGCGGTGTGATCCTCGCGTTCGGGTTCTTCGCCACGACCATTGCCTTCGGCACCTCCGCGCTGCTCGGCCTGGGTCTCACCTCCAACAACCTCGCCCGCTGGTACCACGAAAAGGTGCCCCGCTGGATGGACCTCACCGCCAAGGGCTCATTCGCCTACCTGTTCGCGTTCCACTTCGCCAACGGCCTCCGCCACCTGATCTGGGATGCCGGTAAGGCCCTGACGCTCCGCGGCGTCTACACCACGGGCTACGCAGTCATGGCTGTCATGGCTCTCGGAGGTACCTACTTGCTCACTTGGTGA
- the TGL1 gene encoding sterol esterase (similar to uniprot|P34163 Saccharomyces cerevisiae YKL140W TGL1 Steryl ester hydrolase one of three gene products (Yeh1p Yeh2p Tgl1p) responsible for steryl ester hydrolase activity and involved in sterol homeostasis localized to lipid particle membranes), producing the protein MPTVVPFLGRISFTDYVILFLVSLEKLLAVLLNCIPQALFDAAALLINCVTRKAVNPVDAMARQLRDARGIHEMGRLFDVDIEDHIVRTEDDYLLTVHRIAPREGSSNGQVVYLHHGLLMCSDVWMCNTARERNLPLVLHDLGFDVWLGNNRGNKYSTQHLYRRPGSHEFWDFSIDEFAFFDIPNSIEFVLEHTQLPQLICIGFSQGSAQTFASLSVREDLNSKISLFVAISPAMTPQGLHNRIVDSLLKSSPRLMYLFFGNRILLPSATVWQKTLHPTIFNFIIDVANRVLFNWRSENISPHQKQASYAKLYSTTSVKSVVHWFQILHAQKFQMFEEYDIVINSWNPTRSYQITTFPTRTNIRIPVLLLYGGSDSLVDIEVMKSNLPSSQVFDVMIPEHEHLDLIWGRDVANLVIPNVLRFIWFFNDVKALDKEASFEGDADDYDDATGALDSVQDLASPFNKSYSASTSTKDI; encoded by the coding sequence ATGCCCACCGTCGTGCCCTTTCTTGGGCGCATCTCCTTCACGGACTATGTCATATTGTTCCTAGTAAGCCTCGAGAAGCTCCTGGCTGTCCTGCTCAATTGCATCCCTCAGGCGCTGTTCGACGCCGCAGCGCTGCTAATCAACTGCGTCACGCGCAAGGCCGTGAACCCTGTGGACGCGATGGCTCGGCAGCTGCGCGACGCGCGCGGTATCCACGAGATGGGCCGGCTATTCGACGTGGACATCGAGGACCACATTGTGCGCACTGAAGACGACTACCTGCTCACGGTGCACCGCATCGCGCCCCGCGAGGGCAGTAGCAACGGGCAGGTCGTGTACCTCCACCACGGGCTGCTGATGTGCTCGGACGTCTGGATGTGCAACACGGCGCGCGAGCGCAACCTGCCTCTGGTGCTGCACGATCTGGGCTTCGACGTGTGGCTGGGCAACAACCGGGGCAACAAGTACTCGACCCAGCACCTGTACCGGCGGCCAGGGTCCCACGAGTTCTGGGACTTCTCCATTGACGAGTTCGCCTTCTTCGACATCCCCAACTCCATCGAGTTCGTCCTGGAGCACACGCAGCTGCCGCAGCTCATCTGCATCGGCTTTTCGCAGGGCTCCGCGCAGACCTTTGCATCGCTGAGCGTGCGCGAGGACCTCAACTCCAAGATCAGTCTCTTCGTCGCCATCTCGCCCGCGATGACGCCGCAGGGCCTCCACAACCGCATCGTCGACTCGCTGCTCAAGTCGAGCCCGCGGCTTATGTATCTGTTCTTCGGCAACCGCATCCTGCTTCCGTCTGCGACTGTCTGGCAGAAGACACTGCACCCCACCATattcaacttcatcatcgaCGTTGCCAACCGCGTCTTGTTCAACTGGCGCTCGGAGAATATCTCGCCGCACCAGAAGCAGGCTTCTTATGCCAAGCTCTACTCCACAACCAGCGTCAAGAGCGTTGTACACTGGTTCCAGATCCTGCACGCGCAGAAGTTTCAGATGTTCGAAGAATACGACATTGTCATAAACTCCTGGAACCCGACACGCTCATACCAGATTACTACTTTTCCCACCCGAACTAACATTCGCATCCCGGTTCTACTGCTATATGGAGGCTCCGATTCGCTGGTCGACATCGAGGTTATGAAATCCAACCTGCCTTCGAGCCAGGTATTCGATGTCATGATCCCAGAGCACGAGCATCTCGATCTCATTTGGGGCAGGGATGTTGCGAACCTGGTTATTCCTAATGTTCTCCGCTTTATCTGGTTCTTCAACGATGTTAAGGCTCTCGACAAAGAAGCCTCTTTCGAGGGCGATGCTGACGACTACGACGACGCAACTGGCGCCCTGGACTCCGTTCAAGACCTCGCAAGTCCTTTCAATAAGTCTTACAGTGCTAGTACGTCTACTAAAGATATATAG